One segment of Pseudomonadota bacterium DNA contains the following:
- a CDS encoding NAD-dependent epimerase/dehydratase family protein: MSATFAHQSVLVVGGAGFVGSNLVAQVLAENPRELLIVDNLLSSERSNVAADARVRFIEGSIADDAVLAQLPRDLDYVFHLACYHGNQSSMADPIADHDNNTLTSLKLFEHLKSYAGLKKVVYAAAACAVAAKTYDEASATTEEAPVSLYHDSPYSISKIIGEFYGNYYFTQHKLPFVKARFSNVYGPREILGAGKWRGTVHTVWRNVTPTFIWRALNHEALPLDNGGQTSRDFIFVEDMARGLMACALRGEPGEVYNLATGKETSILELATLINTLTANPTPPDLKPARDWDRSGKRFASTDKAREQLGFTAQVSIEEGLKRTVEWTNANAEMIAKAMAQHDDKMLIAKAA, encoded by the coding sequence ATGAGCGCGACCTTTGCACATCAATCCGTGCTGGTTGTCGGTGGCGCGGGCTTTGTCGGCAGCAACCTGGTGGCGCAAGTGCTGGCGGAAAATCCACGCGAGCTGCTGATCGTTGATAATTTATTGTCCTCTGAGCGTTCCAACGTGGCGGCGGATGCGCGGGTGCGTTTCATCGAGGGCAGCATTGCGGATGATGCGGTGCTGGCGCAGCTGCCGCGCGACCTTGATTATGTGTTCCATCTTGCCTGCTATCACGGCAACCAGTCCTCGATGGCGGACCCGATTGCGGATCACGATAACAACACGTTGACCTCGCTTAAACTGTTTGAGCATTTGAAATCCTATGCCGGGTTGAAGAAGGTGGTGTATGCCGCTGCTGCGTGTGCAGTTGCCGCGAAAACCTACGATGAAGCCAGCGCGACGACGGAAGAAGCGCCGGTGAGCCTGTACCATGATAGCCCGTATTCGATCTCGAAAATCATCGGCGAGTTTTACGGGAATTATTATTTCACGCAGCATAAGCTGCCGTTTGTGAAGGCGCGGTTCTCCAATGTTTACGGCCCGCGCGAGATTTTGGGTGCGGGCAAATGGCGCGGCACGGTGCACACGGTGTGGCGCAACGTGACGCCGACATTCATCTGGCGGGCGCTGAACCATGAGGCGCTGCCGCTGGATAATGGCGGCCAGACCAGCCGTGATTTTATTTTTGTCGAAGATATGGCACGCGGGCTGATGGCCTGTGCGCTGCGCGGCGAACCGGGTGAGGTTTATAACCTCGCGACTGGCAAGGAAACGAGCATCCTCGAGCTGGCAACGTTGATTAATACGCTGACCGCAAACCCGACGCCGCCCGACCTGAAACCGGCGCGCGATTGGGACCGTTCCGGCAAGCGTTTCGCCAGCACCGACAAGGCGCGCGAGCAACTGGGCTTTACGGCGCAAGTGTCGATCGAAGAAGGGCTGAAGCGCACGGTGGAATGGACCAACGCCAACGCCGAGATGATTGCGAAGGCCATGGCGCAGCATGATGACAAGATGCTCATTGCCAAGGCGGCATGA
- a CDS encoding acyltransferase family protein, translated as MSAPGADQYRADIDGLRALAVIAVIIFHAFPSSLKGGFVGVDVFFVISGYLISGIVLRQLQAGTFSFARFYGRRIRRIFPALSLVLVAVLAFGYFALLAQEYQQLGRHVGAGAAFISNLMLWREAGYFDQASETKPLLHLWSLAVEEQFYLIWPGLLYVCWRWKPRMVPMLLAVTLLSFAANLIGLRYARSVMFFSPMTRFWELSAGALLAYHHLHQRQALPVKWRHGLSWVGLALILAACVLLRSNYAFPGLWALLPVLGACCIIAAGAQAQVNRWLLANRWMVAIGLISYPLYLWHWPLLSFMRILYSAPPPVAVRWACVAVSVLLAVATYRLVERPIRFGAHAPRKTVLLCVAMLLIGLLGAGIALRHGLPGRASVAHYADNAAELVRPADTDPACLAYVGTPIRFPYCRYQDAGAKRTVALIGDSHAQVTFTGMGEALAARHRNLVMLANSGCPPLVGAVTGDTPPAREKCSAQIAQMMALLVAKRDITDVFIVTRGPIYRTGNGYGETEKDYRDKPIQTDNPAWAGLPPTVIFDRGLAATVAVLKRAGKRVYYVLENPETGIDPALCITRPLRRQGKDCTVPLAAVMERQGEYRTAVQKIAGVTFIDPLPAFCPDGLCRMRHDGTLLYVDDDHFSVTGSRFLTQHVLQDYLPR; from the coding sequence ATGAGCGCGCCGGGTGCAGACCAGTACCGGGCGGATATAGACGGGCTACGCGCCCTGGCAGTGATAGCGGTGATTATTTTCCACGCGTTTCCGTCCTCGCTGAAGGGCGGGTTCGTTGGCGTGGATGTGTTCTTCGTCATTTCCGGTTACCTGATTTCGGGCATTGTGCTGCGGCAGTTGCAGGCGGGCACATTTAGCTTCGCCAGGTTTTATGGCCGCCGCATTCGGCGGATTTTCCCGGCGTTATCGCTGGTGCTGGTGGCGGTGCTGGCCTTTGGGTATTTCGCGCTGTTGGCGCAGGAGTATCAGCAGCTGGGCCGCCATGTGGGCGCGGGGGCTGCGTTTATTTCCAACCTCATGCTGTGGCGTGAAGCGGGGTATTTCGACCAGGCATCCGAGACGAAGCCGTTGTTGCATCTGTGGTCGCTGGCGGTGGAGGAGCAGTTCTACCTGATCTGGCCGGGGTTGCTGTATGTGTGCTGGCGGTGGAAGCCGAGGATGGTGCCGATGCTGCTGGCGGTGACGCTGCTGAGTTTTGCCGCGAACCTGATCGGTTTGCGCTATGCGCGCAGTGTCATGTTCTTTAGCCCGATGACGCGCTTCTGGGAGCTTTCGGCCGGTGCGCTGCTGGCCTATCACCACTTGCATCAGCGGCAGGCGCTGCCGGTGAAATGGCGGCATGGGCTGTCATGGGTGGGGCTTGCGCTTATTCTGGCGGCCTGTGTTTTGCTGCGCAGCAACTATGCGTTCCCGGGGCTGTGGGCATTGCTGCCGGTGCTGGGGGCATGCTGCATTATTGCAGCGGGCGCGCAGGCGCAGGTGAATCGCTGGCTGCTGGCGAACCGGTGGATGGTGGCGATTGGGCTGATTAGCTATCCGCTGTATTTGTGGCACTGGCCGTTGCTGTCGTTCATGCGCATTCTGTATTCGGCGCCGCCGCCGGTGGCGGTGCGGTGGGCCTGCGTGGCGGTGAGCGTGCTGCTGGCGGTGGCGACGTACCGGCTGGTCGAGCGGCCGATACGGTTTGGGGCGCATGCACCGCGCAAGACGGTGCTGCTGTGCGTGGCGATGCTGCTGATTGGACTGCTGGGGGCGGGGATTGCGCTGCGGCATGGATTGCCGGGACGGGCGAGCGTGGCGCATTATGCGGATAATGCGGCGGAGCTGGTGCGCCCGGCGGATACGGACCCGGCATGCCTTGCCTATGTGGGAACGCCGATTCGTTTTCCCTATTGCCGGTATCAGGATGCGGGGGCGAAACGCACGGTCGCGCTGATCGGCGATTCGCATGCGCAGGTGACGTTTACGGGGATGGGGGAAGCGCTCGCCGCGCGGCATAGGAACCTGGTGATGCTGGCCAATAGCGGCTGCCCGCCGCTGGTTGGCGCAGTGACCGGGGATACGCCGCCTGCCCGTGAAAAATGCTCCGCGCAGATCGCCCAGATGATGGCGCTGTTGGTAGCCAAGCGCGATATTACGGATGTGTTCATTGTCACCCGCGGCCCGATTTACCGCACGGGCAATGGCTATGGAGAGACGGAAAAGGATTATCGGGACAAGCCTATCCAGACCGATAACCCGGCATGGGCGGGGTTGCCGCCGACGGTGATTTTCGACCGTGGGCTGGCGGCGACGGTGGCGGTGTTGAAGCGGGCGGGCAAGCGGGTGTATTATGTGTTGGAGAACCCGGAGACGGGGATCGACCCGGCGCTGTGCATCACGCGGCCATTGCGCCGGCAGGGCAAGGACTGCACGGTGCCACTGGCAGCGGTGATGGAACGCCAGGGCGAATACCGCACGGCGGTGCAGAAAATTGCGGGGGTGACGTTCATCGATCCGCTACCGGCGTTCTGCCCGGATGGGCTGTGCCGCATGCGGCATGACGGCACCTTGCTCTATGTCGATGATGACCATTTCTCGGTGACGGGCAGCCGCTTCCTGACGCAGCATGTGCTGCAGGATTACCTGCCGCGCTAG
- a CDS encoding class I SAM-dependent methyltransferase, giving the protein MSKAMILTVARPVWHALPSPVKLRLKPLARRALGVRTPAAATGAPIATDGGSVAAYWTDHNVTLHQRFASRQESLDYFHWRCDQYPGYLDLMPVSGQDGKDILDFGCGPGNDLVGFAEYSKPRSITGCDVSTASVAEAKRRMELHATTPCNVIVLDAQATTLPFADAQFDYIHSSGVLHHVVDLPATMAELRRILKPGGTMRVMVYHTDSIWMHLYVAHILRLRDATIPKTLPIKQAFTRSTDGPQCPIANCYTYEEFAAIAQQAGLGASFRGVACSLFERKLVQQSLNDAAMDLRLEAPHRQFLLELTFDAQLNPIYRGKKAGIDLVIELTRPL; this is encoded by the coding sequence ATGTCAAAAGCAATGATACTCACCGTCGCCCGCCCCGTCTGGCATGCCCTGCCGTCGCCTGTGAAGCTGCGCCTGAAGCCGCTGGCCCGCCGCGCGCTGGGCGTCCGCACACCCGCCGCTGCCACCGGCGCTCCGATCGCCACCGATGGTGGTTCGGTCGCCGCCTATTGGACGGATCACAACGTTACCCTGCACCAGCGTTTCGCCTCGCGGCAGGAGTCGCTCGATTACTTCCACTGGCGCTGCGACCAGTATCCAGGCTACCTCGACCTCATGCCCGTCAGCGGGCAGGATGGTAAGGACATCCTCGATTTCGGCTGCGGCCCCGGCAACGACCTCGTCGGCTTCGCGGAATATTCCAAGCCGCGCTCCATCACCGGCTGCGACGTCTCGACCGCCAGCGTCGCCGAAGCCAAGCGCCGCATGGAACTGCATGCCACCACCCCGTGCAACGTCATCGTGCTGGATGCGCAAGCCACCACCCTGCCATTCGCGGATGCGCAGTTCGACTACATCCATAGCTCGGGCGTTTTGCACCATGTCGTCGATTTGCCCGCCACCATGGCCGAGCTGCGCCGCATCCTGAAACCCGGCGGCACCATGCGCGTCATGGTCTACCACACCGACAGCATCTGGATGCATCTGTACGTCGCCCATATCCTGCGCCTGCGGGATGCCACCATCCCCAAAACCCTGCCGATCAAACAAGCCTTCACCCGCTCGACCGATGGCCCGCAATGCCCCATCGCCAACTGCTACACCTACGAGGAATTCGCCGCCATCGCCCAGCAAGCGGGCTTGGGCGCCAGCTTCCGCGGCGTTGCCTGTTCGCTGTTCGAGCGCAAACTGGTGCAGCAATCGCTCAACGATGCCGCGATGGATCTGCGCCTGGAAGCGCCCCACCGCCAATTCTTGCTGGAGCTGACGTTCGACGCGCAACTCAACCCCATCTATCGCGGCAAAAAAGCAGGGATCGATCTGGTCATCGAGCTGACCCGACCGCTCTAG
- a CDS encoding WbqC family protein, giving the protein MREHLVAIHQPNFFPWLGYFDKLRRADSFIFLDDVQFPKTGGAWTNRVTILQQQKAHWLTAPIDRKYHGLRNVNAMHFAATDWREAALRQLQAAYQKAPFAQEVFALITPLLMNPTTNIADYNIHAVTQLCAALGLSTRLQRSSALAIEGVATERLIALTKAVGGTQYLCGGGADGYQQDALFAQAGLGLVYQQFTPTPYPQKNTPEFVGGLSIIDALMFHGTTTLQGMLACQKQ; this is encoded by the coding sequence ATGCGTGAGCATCTCGTCGCCATCCATCAGCCGAACTTCTTTCCATGGCTGGGCTATTTCGACAAACTGCGCCGCGCCGATAGTTTCATCTTCCTCGATGATGTCCAGTTCCCCAAAACCGGCGGCGCCTGGACCAACCGCGTCACCATCCTGCAGCAACAAAAAGCCCATTGGCTGACCGCCCCCATCGACCGCAAGTATCACGGCCTGCGCAACGTCAACGCCATGCATTTCGCCGCCACTGACTGGCGCGAAGCCGCCCTGCGCCAGCTGCAAGCCGCCTACCAGAAAGCACCCTTCGCGCAGGAAGTCTTCGCCCTCATCACCCCGTTGCTGATGAACCCGACCACCAACATCGCCGACTACAACATCCACGCCGTCACCCAGCTTTGCGCCGCGCTCGGCCTCAGCACCCGCTTGCAACGCAGCTCGGCGCTTGCCATCGAAGGTGTCGCCACCGAGCGGCTGATCGCACTCACCAAAGCCGTCGGCGGCACGCAGTATTTATGCGGCGGCGGCGCCGATGGTTATCAGCAGGATGCCCTGTTCGCGCAAGCGGGCCTCGGCCTTGTCTACCAGCAATTCACCCCCACCCCCTATCCCCAGAAAAATACACCGGAATTCGTTGGTGGCCTTTCCATCATCGATGCCTTAATGTTCCACGGCACCACCACCCTGCAAGGAATGCTCGCATGTCAAAAGCAATGA
- a CDS encoding glycosyltransferase, producing the protein MPIDPRIKRCLLPFWRFLLAMRVRVGHIPNHLRDTLRWRWQMCLYRLRNLPHRRGTAPANAALSPTTTQALRSWVQHAAGLPATPHGEETMADLLTELRFLRTRAAQLQPLFKSLTGRRVLYAGQAYYNAWYLARALRERGWKADLLNWDLNESSQIYYHGEDIRFTMENPYPVVRDLRIYVAALYDYDVFHFSNTQGICFGFPLQSLFERHWGKHAEVHLLKQLGKKIVYSNNGCQDGVSQTAFAQWGPESICAICPWLHRPDVCSDTRNLSWGKFRNEVADYQCLLGGNRVDYNLAPTVHESPEFYCLNPQVWDPELPIPAELFLPKATPDTLRVYHAVGHKKERTSEDGINIKSSHIYLPLIEKLQAEGIPLELIAPTGIPNMQVRFLQMQADIFLEMLTFGWFGANAREAMMLGKPVICYIRPEWLESLRREIPEYADTLPIISATPHTVEAILRDLIANPQKRREIGERSRAFALKWHSMDAAGKRFDEIYTKLLSGDPLWVQHYA; encoded by the coding sequence ATGCCCATTGACCCACGCATTAAACGCTGCCTGCTGCCATTCTGGCGTTTCCTCCTGGCGATGCGCGTGCGCGTGGGGCATATCCCCAACCATCTGCGCGATACGCTGCGCTGGCGCTGGCAGATGTGCCTTTACCGCCTGCGCAACCTGCCGCATCGCCGCGGCACAGCGCCGGCGAACGCGGCGCTGTCGCCCACAACCACCCAGGCGCTACGCAGCTGGGTGCAGCACGCTGCGGGCCTGCCCGCCACGCCGCACGGCGAAGAGACGATGGCCGACCTGCTCACCGAATTGCGCTTCCTACGCACCCGCGCCGCGCAGCTGCAACCGCTGTTTAAATCGCTCACCGGTCGCCGCGTCCTTTATGCCGGGCAAGCCTATTACAACGCATGGTATCTCGCACGCGCCTTACGCGAACGCGGATGGAAAGCCGACCTGTTAAACTGGGACCTCAACGAATCCAGCCAGATTTATTACCACGGCGAGGATATCCGCTTCACGATGGAAAACCCCTACCCCGTCGTGCGCGACCTGCGGATCTATGTCGCCGCCTTGTATGACTACGATGTTTTCCACTTCAGCAACACGCAGGGCATTTGCTTTGGCTTCCCGCTGCAAAGCCTGTTCGAGCGCCATTGGGGCAAACATGCCGAGGTCCACCTGCTCAAGCAATTGGGCAAAAAAATTGTCTATAGCAACAATGGCTGCCAGGATGGCGTCTCGCAAACCGCCTTCGCCCAATGGGGGCCGGAATCCATCTGCGCCATCTGCCCATGGCTGCACCGGCCGGATGTCTGCAGCGATACGCGCAATCTTTCATGGGGGAAATTCCGCAACGAAGTGGCCGATTACCAATGCCTGCTCGGCGGCAACCGGGTTGATTATAACCTCGCCCCCACCGTCCATGAATCCCCGGAATTCTACTGCCTCAACCCGCAAGTATGGGATCCCGAACTCCCCATTCCTGCCGAACTTTTCCTGCCCAAAGCAACGCCCGATACGCTGCGCGTCTACCACGCTGTCGGCCACAAAAAGGAACGCACCAGCGAGGATGGCATCAACATCAAATCGAGCCATATCTACCTGCCGCTGATCGAGAAATTGCAGGCGGAAGGCATCCCTCTCGAACTCATCGCGCCGACCGGCATTCCCAACATGCAAGTCCGCTTCCTGCAAATGCAGGCGGATATTTTCCTCGAAATGCTCACCTTCGGCTGGTTCGGCGCCAATGCCCGCGAAGCGATGATGCTCGGCAAACCCGTCATCTGCTATATCCGCCCCGAATGGCTCGAAAGCCTGCGCCGCGAAATACCCGAATACGCCGACACCCTGCCCATCATCAGCGCCACCCCACACACGGTTGAAGCCATCCTGCGCGACCTGATCGCCAATCCGCAAAAACGCCGCGAGATCGGCGAGCGTTCCCGCGCCTTCGCCCTCAAATGGCACAGCATGGATGCGGCGGGCAAACGCTTCGACGAGATCTACACCAAACTCCTCTCCGGCGACCCGCTCTGGGTGCAGCATTATGCGTGA
- a CDS encoding formyltransferase family protein has protein sequence MSTPRPIERLLLLGDDYGIPELLAHVPRERVVGIVATANRPQYHATLAALAAEAGLPLLIQPPAQETEAAAQFITQLAALAPDGLLCHSYAMLVRPPMLALVDGHAFNVHAALLPRHRGPNPVQWALIHGDTHTGITLHQMSEGFDSGAILAQQQVPITPEDTWVTLHARIREQTPALLQRALPGLLSGHWHATAQDERLALHNPRITRDSFRLDASMSDRAIYNLIRAQVAPLAGAYADTPQGRIRFPDFVPLHDIPALRTRLQTTSTHAH, from the coding sequence ATGAGCACCCCGCGCCCCATCGAACGTCTCCTGCTGCTCGGCGATGACTATGGCATCCCCGAATTGCTGGCGCATGTGCCGCGCGAGCGCGTCGTCGGCATCGTCGCCACCGCCAACCGCCCGCAATACCACGCCACCCTCGCCGCACTCGCCGCCGAAGCCGGGCTGCCCCTGCTCATCCAGCCACCCGCACAGGAAACAGAAGCCGCTGCACAATTCATCACCCAGCTTGCAGCCCTCGCGCCGGACGGCCTCCTCTGCCATTCCTATGCCATGCTGGTGCGCCCGCCGATGCTGGCGCTGGTCGATGGCCATGCCTTTAATGTCCACGCCGCCCTGCTACCGCGCCACCGTGGCCCCAACCCTGTCCAATGGGCCCTCATCCACGGCGACACCCACACCGGCATCACCCTGCACCAGATGAGTGAAGGCTTCGATAGCGGCGCCATCCTCGCCCAGCAGCAGGTGCCCATCACGCCCGAGGATACCTGGGTGACACTCCATGCCCGCATCCGCGAGCAGACCCCGGCGCTGCTCCAGCGCGCCCTGCCGGGTCTGCTGTCCGGCCATTGGCACGCCACCGCGCAGGATGAGCGCCTCGCGTTGCATAACCCGCGCATCACCCGCGACAGTTTCCGCCTCGATGCGTCGATGTCCGATCGCGCCATCTACAACCTTATCCGCGCGCAGGTCGCCCCGCTGGCGGGCGCCTATGCCGACACCCCGCAAGGCCGCATCCGTTTCCCCGACTTTGTCCCGCTGCACGACATCCCCGCCTTGCGCACCCGCCTTCAAACCACGAGCACCCATGCCCATTGA
- a CDS encoding formyltransferase family protein: MRIALIGRSEILYDTAHALRALGHEIAVVVTAKEAPEYTRSLEDFKQLASACNAPFFHAPSMQDRQAVLQQLASLPPMDIGISYNYTGVIPQTIIDLFPLGILNAHGGDLPRYRGNACQAWAIVNGEERIGLCVHRMVGGELDSGDIVAREYLALVEETSITEVVQWMGERIPVLFTQGLSALARDPSFVVERQSTNPADALRCYPRKPEDGRIDWSSSAANILRLINASNKPYAGAFCHYEGKLMIIWKASIIRDEERFVAVHGQVMRIGEDCIDVATGDGKLRIFTVEYDGTVGTPSAFIRSIRKRLGAGVQHA, translated from the coding sequence ATGCGTATCGCCCTCATCGGCCGTTCGGAAATACTGTATGACACCGCGCACGCCCTGCGCGCGCTGGGCCACGAGATCGCTGTCGTCGTCACCGCGAAAGAAGCACCGGAATACACCCGCTCGCTGGAGGATTTTAAACAGCTCGCGAGCGCCTGCAACGCGCCGTTTTTCCACGCCCCCAGCATGCAGGATCGCCAGGCCGTACTGCAGCAACTCGCCTCGCTGCCGCCCATGGATATCGGCATCAGCTACAACTACACCGGCGTCATCCCGCAAACGATCATCGACCTGTTTCCACTGGGCATCCTCAATGCCCATGGCGGCGACCTGCCGCGCTATCGCGGCAATGCCTGCCAGGCATGGGCCATCGTCAACGGCGAGGAACGTATCGGCCTGTGCGTTCACCGCATGGTCGGCGGTGAACTCGATAGCGGCGACATCGTCGCCCGCGAGTATCTCGCGCTCGTGGAAGAGACCTCCATTACCGAGGTCGTGCAATGGATGGGCGAACGCATCCCCGTCCTGTTCACGCAAGGGCTCAGCGCCTTAGCGCGCGATCCATCGTTCGTCGTTGAGCGGCAATCGACCAACCCTGCCGATGCCCTGCGCTGCTATCCGCGCAAACCGGAAGATGGCCGCATCGACTGGTCATCCAGCGCCGCAAACATCCTGCGGCTGATTAACGCCTCGAACAAACCCTATGCCGGAGCCTTCTGCCACTACGAAGGCAAGCTGATGATCATCTGGAAAGCCAGTATCATCCGCGATGAGGAGCGGTTCGTCGCTGTCCACGGGCAGGTCATGCGCATTGGCGAGGATTGCATCGATGTCGCCACCGGCGACGGCAAATTACGCATCTTCACCGTCGAATACGATGGCACCGTCGGCACGCCGTCGGCCTTCATCCGCTCCATCCGCAAGCGCCTTGGCGCAGGGGTGCAGCATGCTTGA
- a CDS encoding NAD-dependent epimerase/dehydratase family protein encodes MHPSTRKTLLITGANGLLGQQTIAAWHETHSLHALVHTPPANPLPGVTYHRIDLATAWDDSRLPARIDAVLHLAQSAHMRDFPARARDIYAVTTDATSRLLDYACRAGAQHFIFTSTGGLYAPSATPLTEASAIAIQPGPLAHYFANKYASELLVTTYAAQLTPIILRPFFIYGPTQRDSMLIPRLIARVKNGEPITLQGPNGIAINPLHVSDAVACLARAWTLTGAHTINIAGPEMLTIRTIGEQIGDAIGKAPTFLTDAAAPDMVADITHMSATLLAPRARFADQLHSFGGAAHEPV; translated from the coding sequence ATGCATCCCAGCACCCGCAAAACCCTCCTCATCACCGGCGCCAACGGCTTGCTGGGCCAGCAGACCATCGCCGCCTGGCATGAAACGCACAGCCTGCACGCGCTGGTGCACACCCCGCCTGCGAATCCTTTGCCCGGCGTCACCTACCACCGCATCGACCTCGCCACCGCCTGGGATGACAGCCGCCTGCCCGCCCGCATCGATGCCGTGCTGCATCTCGCCCAATCCGCCCATATGCGTGACTTCCCGGCCCGCGCCCGCGACATCTACGCCGTCACCACCGACGCCACCTCCCGCCTGCTCGACTACGCCTGTCGCGCCGGGGCGCAGCATTTCATTTTCACCTCCACCGGCGGTCTCTACGCACCCAGCGCCACACCGCTCACCGAGGCCTCGGCCATCGCCATCCAACCCGGTCCGCTCGCCCATTATTTCGCCAATAAATACGCCAGCGAACTGCTGGTAACCACCTACGCCGCGCAGCTCACCCCCATCATCCTGCGTCCGTTCTTCATCTATGGTCCCACGCAACGCGACAGCATGCTGATCCCGCGCCTCATCGCCCGCGTCAAAAACGGTGAACCCATTACCCTGCAGGGGCCAAACGGCATCGCCATCAACCCGCTGCATGTCAGCGACGCCGTCGCCTGCCTTGCGCGCGCATGGACCCTCACCGGCGCCCACACCATCAACATCGCCGGGCCCGAGATGCTCACCATCCGCACCATCGGCGAGCAGATCGGTGACGCCATCGGCAAAGCACCCACCTTCCTCACGGATGCCGCCGCGCCTGACATGGTCGCCGACATCACGCATATGAGCGCAACATTGCTGGCCCCACGCGCCCGCTTCGCCGACCAACTCCACAGCTTTGGCGGAGCAGCCCATGAACCCGTTTAG